Below is a genomic region from Persicimonas caeni.
GAACGTCGCCCGCATCGCCTCGCTGATGGCCGGCCTGCCCGACACCGTGCCGGCCATGACCGTCAACCGCTTCTGCTCGTCGGGCCTGCAGACCATCTCGCAGGTCGCCGAGCGTATCATGATCGGCGCCATCGACGTGGGCATCGCCGGCGGGACCGAGTCGATGACCATGGTCCCGATGGGCGGCAACAAGCCCTCGGCGAACCCGCAGATGATGGAGGAGCACCCCGAGATCTACATCCCCATGGGCACCACCGCCGAAAACGTCGCCAAGCGTTTCGAGGTGAGCCGCGAAGATCAGGACAAGTTCGCCCTTCGCAGCCACGAGCGCGCCGTCGACGCCTGGGAGCGCGGCTTCATGCAGGGTGAGGTCATTCCGGTTCACACCGAAGTCGTCAACCACGACGGCACCCGCAAAGAAGTCACCGTCAGCAAAGACGACGGCCCGCGCCCCGACTCGAGCCTCGAAGTGCTCGCCAAGCTCCCGACGGTCTTCGACCGCAAGGGTGGCTCGGTCACCCCGGGTAACGCATCGCCGCTGACCGACGGCGCTGCAGCCGTGGTGGTGATGTCCAAGGAGAAAGCCGACGAGCTCGGCCTCGAGCCGATGGGCTACTACCGCGGCTTCCAGGTCGCCGGCGTCGCTCCCGAGATCATGGGCATCGGCCCGGTCCCGGCGATCCGCAAGCTCATGGAGAAGCACGACATGAGCGTCGAAGACATCGACTTGTTCGAGATCAACGAGGCGTTCGCAAGCCAGTCGGTCTACTCGGCCCGTGAACTCGGCGTCGACATGGACAAGCTCAACGTCAACGGCGGCGCGATCGCTCTGGGTCACCCGCTGGGCGTCAGTGGCACCCGCATGACCGGCACGATCCTGCGCGCCCTCGAGGAGCAAGACGGCCGCTTCGGCGTCGTCTCGATGTGCATCGGCGGCGGCATGGGCGCTGCCGGCCTCTTCGAGCGCATCAAGAAGTAAGTCTGTTAGACCCAAACAGACGACCCTTCGAGGGTCGTGTCGCCGAAAATCTTCGGTGGCACGACCCTCTTTTTTTGCGGACAAACTACGATTTGGGGGCCGCTTTGGCGCACGCTTTCGATGACTCGACGCGCTATTTGAGCAGACAAACTACAATTTGGGGGCCGCTTTGGCGCACGCTTTCGATGACTCGACCCTCAAATTGTAGTTTGGCTGCCCAAATAGTATCCTAGGTGCATGAAGCACCTGCGTTTTCTCATAATTTCGCTTATCGCCGCGTTCGTCCTGAACGCCTGTGGCTCCACCTACGACACCTCGCGCATCCGCGATCCCAAAGGCGATCTGATCACCGATCGAGCCGCCAACGGACCCGACGGAAAGAAGCACGCACTCAGCGGCGGAGCGAGTTGGTACGGCAAGAAATTTCACGGCCGCACCACCGCCTCCGGCGAACCGTACGACATGTACGCCTTTACCGCGGCTCACAAGACCCTGCCGTTCCACACGGTGGTACGCGTCATCGAGCCGGAGACGAACAAATCGGTTGTTGTGCGCATCAACGACCGCGGACCCTACCACGGCAGCCGCATCATCGATCTGTCGTTTGCCGCGGCGACCGACCTGGACCTCGTCGAGCGCGGCGTGCAGCACGTCGAACTCGAGGTCGTGCAGTGGGGTGACGGCTCGCGGGTGCGTGCCACGGACTAGCACCGGCGCACTGGAACTCATATTCGTCCCTGAGTATAATCTGACTGGATTCAGCCTCCTGAAACAGCCGGGCACATGCCTTTTCGCTTGCCATTGTGGTTGGGAAGATACTGCGCCGCCTGCGGGCTGAGTCTCCTTACCTTCGTAGGATGTGGATGTTCCGGCGAGGCCCCCCCCGACGGCGACCGAAATGTGTATCGGGCGGAGGACGCGGGCGGGCGTGACGGAGTGAACGCCGACGCATCTGTAGATGACCTGACGACCCTGCCTCCTCCGCCCGAAAGGCCCGGGCCATTCAATCTCGATTGCCCTCCCGCCAGGCTATCTGACGAGCAGCGCCGCTGGCTTTCGCATACGCCCCACTGTTACGGCGAAGGTGAACCGCTCTTTGACGACGCGACCGAGTCATCTCAACTGGTGCACACTCACGGGTACGCAGACCACCTCACCCTCTATAAGCGCCAAGTTGGCGGCGGAGTCGCCCTCGAAGATTTCAACAACGACGGCGCCCTCGATCTGTATCTGAGCAACGCCAACGGGCCGAATCGGCTACTGCTGAACGACGGGAACGGTCAGTTCTTCGATTGCACCGCTCAGACCGCGATGGGATTCGCCCAGGATTGGACGAACGGTGTCAGTTCAGCCGATTACAACAATGACGGGTGGCAAGATCTCTACCTGACCAACCGGGGACCCGATCGCCTGATTCGCAACAACGGGGATGGGACGTTTACCGATGTGACCGAGCAGGCCAGCATCAGCGCCGACGCCAACAGTGGCACGGCGACGTGGGGAGATCTCGACGCCGACGGGCACCTCGATCTGTTCGTCTCGGCGCTCGCCTGGGAGTATACCAACGGCTACGAAAGCATTGTCCCCGGACGATCGCGGCTCTATCGCAACCTGGGCGACGGTAGCTTTCGAGAAGTTCTCCACGGAGTGAGCTTTGCGCCCGGAGCCTCGTTCATCTCCCCGATGGTCGATCTGGACGACGATGGAGATCTCGACCTGCTGCATACGCAGGAATTCTACCACATCACCCAGACTCAGTACTTTCGGAATGACGGCCCTACCTCCGATGGCTGGATTGACTGGCAGGAGCGCTTCGAGTTCCGCAGACTTCCGGTAAGTCACGCTGTGATGGGCGTAGCGCCCTTCGACATCAACCGTGACGGACGCCTCGATCTGGCGATGTCCGCACTTTGGGGGATGTCTCCGATGCGAGAAGCGTTGCTCGTCAATCGGGGCGACACCACGTTTGTCGACGAAGCCCCCGATCGTGGGGCGTTTGCCATGGACGCTGGGTACACTCCCGGAGAAACGCGCCGCTTTGTGAGTTGGGCGATGATCGCCGCCGACATCGACAACGATCGTGATGAGGATCTGTACGTCACCTACGGCCACTTCAGTCCGGGGGTCGACTGGGAC
It encodes:
- a CDS encoding thiolase family protein; translation: METREVVIVSYARTPFCKAKKGLLKDTRPDTMAAEAIKAALERAEGLKAEDIEDVVIGCAMPEGEQGMNVARIASLMAGLPDTVPAMTVNRFCSSGLQTISQVAERIMIGAIDVGIAGGTESMTMVPMGGNKPSANPQMMEEHPEIYIPMGTTAENVAKRFEVSREDQDKFALRSHERAVDAWERGFMQGEVIPVHTEVVNHDGTRKEVTVSKDDGPRPDSSLEVLAKLPTVFDRKGGSVTPGNASPLTDGAAAVVVMSKEKADELGLEPMGYYRGFQVAGVAPEIMGIGPVPAIRKLMEKHDMSVEDIDLFEINEAFASQSVYSARELGVDMDKLNVNGGAIALGHPLGVSGTRMTGTILRALEEQDGRFGVVSMCIGGGMGAAGLFERIKK
- a CDS encoding septal ring lytic transglycosylase RlpA family protein; amino-acid sequence: MKHLRFLIISLIAAFVLNACGSTYDTSRIRDPKGDLITDRAANGPDGKKHALSGGASWYGKKFHGRTTASGEPYDMYAFTAAHKTLPFHTVVRVIEPETNKSVVVRINDRGPYHGSRIIDLSFAAATDLDLVERGVQHVELEVVQWGDGSRVRATD
- a CDS encoding CRTAC1 family protein, which translates into the protein MHTHGYADHLTLYKRQVGGGVALEDFNNDGALDLYLSNANGPNRLLLNDGNGQFFDCTAQTAMGFAQDWTNGVSSADYNNDGWQDLYLTNRGPDRLIRNNGDGTFTDVTEQASISADANSGTATWGDLDADGHLDLFVSALAWEYTNGYESIVPGRSRLYRNLGDGSFREVLHGVSFAPGASFISPMVDLDDDGDLDLLHTQEFYHITQTQYFRNDGPTSDGWIDWQERFEFRRLPVSHAVMGVAPFDINRDGRLDLAMSALWGMSPMREALLVNRGDTTFVDEAPDRGAFAMDAGYTPGETRRFVSWAMIAADIDNDRDEDLYVTYGHFSPGVDWDAPPEEHPPMTPDQPNALLVNDGHGHFTLADGSCAEDTGQSRAAAAGDVNGDGCVDLVVVNQNGNTRLLRNRCEAAGHAVSVRLLGTQSNRDAVGARVELTVGDNTQHKRVFAGSRGVHSSLPKRLHFGLGDADQADRLTVWWPSGKHQVFGPIPAGTVVLEEPSSSDAQ